The Pieris brassicae chromosome 7, ilPieBrab1.1, whole genome shotgun sequence genome includes the window ttCATTATTCTGTGTTAAGTGTGTTTATAATTTAGCATCTGTAacatttatctattatttctGGTCTtaggtaaattttaaataaaaagtgtcGAATTACAAAAAGAGATTATgtctacaattatttcatgtatttgttatatacaattatttcagacAGTAATATAAAGTCCGGGTTTGAAATGCCACAGTaaacattttaagttaaaCCTCTTGTTTATTACAAGATAATATTGcgtatactattattttaatggttCATGATATTCAGATAAggtttctttatattttgtcGCTAAATGGATACCAGGAATAATATCGCTCTTATATCAAACCAAGTTCAAGGACTTAcaagtgtttttaaattatctaaatgTAGAATATCGTACTCATGAACAACATTAACAACCTTTGATCTTAGACTCAGATTTTTAAGAGATAAGTATGTGTGGAATCAATGCAGATATAGACtgaaaagtccattggtgcacagatatcaggaatgagagtcgcatgtgTTAAAATGTCATAGGAAGAAACAAAGTACCTGTCGTGGTTTTGTTagtaaacataacataatatgtaattagccaggaaatattgtatgttttcATTATTGGTGTCGATGATtgcttttcttttaataagGACATTGTGGAGCAgggttggcctagtggcttcagcatgtgaCTCACATCCCTGAAATTGTATGCTCGAATACCAACTGTGCACcaattctttctatgtgcgcatttaacattcggctcgaacggtgaagaaaaacaccgtgaggaaaccggattAGATGTCAACGGTGTGTGTCAAGCACaagggctgatcacctacttgccaattagattgacaaatgattatgaaacagatacaaaaatagaaCTAAAAATGATTGTAGccactaattatttttaaaagtacatataaaactgaatataacaaaataaacaaatgacaaatatacaaacaatGCGCagcaaatatttctttaataagcTATTAGGTATTCGACAATGAACAAGAACTATTTGATCGCAACGtgtttagaatattattaacctGTGTGATTGTACTCAGAATCATTCATAAAGCGTTAACGGTCTTCTGATAAAATGgtttatcataatttaaatattttattttaataaagcacAAAACACATCAAAAACAGCTAACGTCCAGCGATACTTCATATTTCAGAGAAATTATACTAACTAGATGTGTGGGCACAAGTGTATTATCGTTATTGCATAACTGACTGACGAATTTCCGAGATAATCGGAGTATATTATAGTGGCAGAGTGGACCAATTCTGCGCTTCATGCACAGGAGTATTCCAACATCTGTCTTACTTAGTCAATTTTAGgtaaacttattatattttcagtaGAACGTTGAACCCGATATTGCATGACTAATGAAGCGATAATTTAATACCTAGCAAATATCAGACAATatctttatacatataattctattgtacgtgtgtatgtcaccGAACTTCTCTTACGTTTAAGAGGAGTCCAGCCATTGCTGGACtgatttgaatgatttttctTGTATGCGTTTGTGTGGCTAGATGGAATTGATTCACAAATCAGaccggcagatggcgctgcagtcggtacttccatactttgtttaatatttaggaTATTGACTGAAATTCActgaaattatacataaaattcgTCTGCttgttatacataaaattttcttcTCAAACATTGGGCATAGTTAAACTTCCTGTTATACTCGTGTTTAAGACTAAGAAATTAAGCTGACAAAGATCTGAAATATTGTTCTAATTTGATGAAGAGCGTCTTTGATtgttgttattaaaacaacgTTAATATAGACTTTTTACATGAagcatatttcaattatagaTTTCGTATTAACATTCCATAAACAATCATTGTTATTATGAGTTTTTTTAACTCAAAAATAACTCAAATGGTTAACTTTGTAATTCTAAGCATGTACCATAAACATAACAAAGATATAATGGTGACTTTTTACGAcctaaaattttgaaattcataTGCGAAATTGGTTTTCTATGCGGTTATTCCATAAGAACTAAGTCCACTCTTTTCACAGTATAaacacaattgtttttttgttgacGACAGAGGTGACGACAGACGATCAGGCAAAGGTGGCCGAGAAGGCATTATTAAATCTCCCGTTTACTAAAAAGAGACCTTATTTGCTTAAACTTAGGGTTCGACTTTAGCCGGGCCCAAGCAACATATACTCCGGAAGTATCCTCATGATATTTATACCTCTTGTATATACTCTCTGACATATGCACAAGCAACATGTCGTTTACACATAATTTCCCAGACAAAGACAATAGAGTACTTTAGTTAGTAGGGGGAAATTGGACTTATTTCGACACCTACATACTAACTAACTTTTGGTTCTGGTTCATGCTAACTATCCATGGATCtactaaaacttaaatattgtgTTGATAGAAGTAACACATACCATTATGATTATTACACCAGTATAATTAATCACAATATAAGTTGAAATTGTAACAAGAAAAATCTagagttaatttaattgttactatcttggtatttcaattaaatgcCGCAATTAACATTCTTTGCTTGTCTGCGTTGGATTGATAGGTTATTATTGCAACCAAATTGCCGTTTTACATTTCTTTAGAACTAGCTTTCGTCGCGCCAGCATTTCTGGCCTAGTTAAAAGATCAAAGGGATTCTAAGCTGTCcttggatttttatttattcgaaAATGATTCGATTTAGACCATTTATGATCTTTCTAAGAAGTTTTCTAGTTTGGAAGTTTGCGGCGGAACTTTCCCTTTCCTGATCTATCAGTGCTGTGTAGGTTTAGAGATCGCCgtataaatacatacagaCTAATAAACGTTGTCATGGGCAacgcttttatttatttatttcttaatccTATatctaacataataataaacaattatactaaagatgtAGCCATgtatggaatacataatatttacaagaaggtttaaaacatattttgttgaGTTTTTCGTGAACCTTATCTATAGGTTCATTCATCATTTAAAACTATAGAATTGTAACCTATTGatggatataaaatatattcaaacaggtatatttaaaaggaatttaagacagtaattgaattaaaaaaatctaaattcaaaattcttaaatattctTCGAATTAATTTCAGATCCTCGAACGGAAAATTGGTGGATGATGTCAGGCCCTGGACCATTGATTACGTTACTGGCATCGTACCTATACTTCTGCACATCTATGGGGCCCCGGTACATGCGGGATCGGAAACCTTATTCCTTGAAGAACACCATCGTACTGTATAATGTGTCACAGATTCTGATGAGCATATACTTAGTATATGAAGTAAGTATACGTCCATTTCCATCctataagtacacacacatatGTACTGTTGTTGATTTTTGCCATATTTATagctgttttatataatttaatttattgatttagtaAAAATAGTTATACTCAGAGTCGTTATTTTTACGACAAATAAACATAGAAATAGGTTTGATTAAGGGTCGATTGAGATGTTAATTTTGTGCCCGAATTAATTTAGTAATGTTTGAATATCGATTTGAgcttggcttcagcgtgcgagtcgtaggttcgatccccggctgtgcactaattgGCTATttgctcatttaacattcgaatgaaggaaaacatcgttaggaaaccggattagaaccaaaaagtcgacggcgtgtgtctgACACAGGAGCCTACTAGCCATTTCTGTAtttcagacctaaaaagtttgtagcgccactggtttatttatttatttgtaaaatacgCATCCTCTTAtcgttaaatatgtatttatgtatctgttagAGGAGTATATGTATTTGggagtaataaaaaatattgcaatattCGTAAAATCGGtggtttaaaagtaaatttactGACTGTCGTTCACCGTTCGTTcgaaagattaaaaatattcttacggTAGATTTTTGACGACACGACGACATACGTTTATAATAGTTCCTTCTATTTCTAGATTTTTAAGTGTAGCTTATAATATCTAAGCGTAAAGGCTAGTAACTATTCGTGATGacgtgttaataaaaaaaccacAACACAACCCGTAGTCCAGCCTAATATTTCTTTTGGCTTGCAACTTTTTTTTCTGAATCGGCAAGTTGGTGACTGGCACATGTCTTCGATTATTTTTTGTCTTATAACgactcaaaatatttatagattggttaaattaacttttaatttcccatacacatcattacacaaaattaaaaggccggccacacactcgcgagccctttggcattgaCTGTCCATTGTTTAATATCAGATAATCCTACTGCCCGTttacaaactaaaataacaatattaaaatgagtATCAAAATCacgaatataaaaattatattaaaaaaatctacagtcgtaatttatattacttaacaaCACGAAATGTTTAACATAAGTGCGagtattacattaaaatatgcaTATTTCCGACATCGTCATATCACATATCGTAACATCActaaagaataaattaaaaataaaatattttttaataagatatcATTTTTTGAATGTTATTTGGAGCCATTCGCGTATTTATAGCTAATTTATTCAACAAAGTCTCTCAATTATTACATGATATTACACACTATACAATTTTACTGTACAAAGTGACCTTCAAttgatacaatatttaacaaatagtCACAAAGTTCAAACATTGAACTTATATCCGTATTTATAAAGATGAAGTGTCAAAAATAACAGtatcaatatttacatttacttcgGGTTTTCAGGGTCTAGTAGCTGGTTGGTGGAATGATTATAACTTTTCCTGCCAGCCTGTGGACTACTCGGATAACCCGAAAGCTAACAGGGTTTGTACATACAGTCCTTATTCTATATCTTTCAGATTTAGCAGATTTTTCTGATGTTTCCATAATCTTCTTTTTAACACTTTTTATGAGACTGAGAGCAAACAAAAGTTGTCCGTGGACACATGGTAGTCTGGCTTCCAAATTCATGTGACCGAATACTCATTCctaaagagaaaataaaattatctgcTTAGAATTGAGGTTTATGGTTGACTTACGCTGCTCTTGCGCATGCTTCATTCCTGtaaaaagtcataaaaatgAAGTTGTATAATGGGCatactattaattttacaaaatcattCGTAATGTTCTTGTATATGTACGTTTTTGTTTAAGGTAACGtggagaaaatatataaataaagcataTATTTGACGTAATAATGCTGGGACATAGTGGCAATTTtatcattgtttattattgcTCGCTGTCTACTTGGTAAATTTTCTGTggtaaactaatttttaaagagTACCTTTCCCTTTATCAGATGGCAGCAGCTGTATGGTGGTACTTCTTTGCGAAAGTTGTGGAGCTCTTGGACACGGTGTTCTTTGTTCTGAGGAAAAAAAACAGACAAATATCGTTCCTCCATCTTTACCATCACACCATGATGCCTATCTGCGCTTGGATTGGTGTGAAATTCTTGCCAGGTAGAGTGAATATAtatcatgtttattttaatagcagTTAACTTAATTGAAGCGTTTTTTACAATACTTACATAACGTGATGGTTTGAGTGTTTAATACCAGTCTTGGTGAGCGAGCCAGTTATTTTAAACCCCGTAACGACCCAAAGGGGCAAGATACATTTCTTTGTTGATTGGTTTTTCATGCAAGTGTGATCAGATATCGGTACTTACttactaattataatttccTATATTATATTGAGGATCTCGAAACAATGGGGGATCGCAATTGGAAGCGAGAAGCACTGGATAGATGGCGATGGCGAAGTGTTCTTGAGGAGGCTAAGGCCCACAAGGGGCTGTATAAtcattgatgatgatgatgattatataacaataacaatatagtAATGTACAAACTTTATACGTGCTATAAATATAGCCAGAAATGTTCCATAAAAGTTAATGGCTATCATCTAATGTACTTTTGGAACCTGTGTGGAACTGCCAATCGGAAGTATGTTCTAAACTATTCCACTAAGggtttcttaaaaaatctgcAACGTATACGCAACCTATATGGCAGTGTGCCTTTATAGAGACATAAaccaataaacatattttaggtGGTCACGGAACTCTACTTGGAGTGATCAACTCATTCATTCACGTCATCATGTACACATATTACCTGATCTCTGGACTTGGCCCGCAATACCAGAAGTTACTTTGGTGGAAGAGTCACGTTACTACGCTTCAATTGgtaagaatttattattatctcgTTATTTGATCTTTGCGGACGTTTAATCGTATCGCGGTACATGTGTGTATACATTATCGGTAAATGGGTTTATCTTTTGAAGTGAAATTAccatcacatttttccgtcATCCGCCATCTTTTTTTTGTCCCTAGcacggttgattcaaagagattcgaaaccattaataacaaaaatatataatcacgATAACAACGATTGTAATAGTTCTATTGCAATTAATggaattctgtaataatcttggtagtaataatgtaaaatgaaacGACTAACaatcaaatgaaataaaaattagttaacacataatatataactaatacaTACATGATATGTACATTGTAAATAACCGGtcatgtattttgttttttccaGATCCAATTCTGCATCATATTCTACCATAACTTTACTGTTATGTTCTGTGACTGCAACTACCCGAAGTTTATCAACTTTCTACTGTCCCTCAACTCTGGAGCATTCTTATACATGTTCGGtaacttttattacaaaaattacattGTTGATAAGAGGCAACCAGCTGTATCCAGCAGCACGGTGTACAAAGAAGGAAAGGAATGTTAGTCTTAAAATACTCAATTAGTATAAGAACTCGTTTTATTGTGATCCAGCTTTAAGTAATGCTTCGTTGTAAAACCTTTTAAATgagataaaaaattatgagtTGTTGGCGCTGACGTTTAGACGTTTCGCCCTGTTGTTCgaattttgaaaatggaatCATTGCACAGTGTTTGAATTCGTGAACAATACAATAGTTATTAATccattaaaatcaataatagtatttgaacaatatatttatagtcaaAGTTTTATAACGAagcataaatgttttttttataaggatAGCTTAAAGGTGTgtagatattataattatatacccTTTTACGGGCTAAGATTGAATTCTAAATAGTATATGTAAGTGCCTTTGTATTCTTGATGTTTATTTGGTggattaacttaattatcgTGGATTAGGTTTGGGTTTCATAGACATATTTTGTGGagtgaatttatataatttttttttggacaAAACAGTTCTCTgctttttatgattttacatAGATAGTATGAGTCTGTACGTCCATAACTCGAACACTCTGGTTCAATGAACTTTGGAGTGTAATATAttcgtttaattttctttccaaataataaattatttgaagtaaAGTGCTAAATACAtgtcatgtaattttttatattaatataaatgcgTAGAAATGTTATGAGCGAGAGCTTGGACTTAAAACAGTTAATAAATTCGTTTACAGGTAAATAGATCAGGGCCCGTACTTTGTAACTTCCAAAAGCGATTCCAACCAACGATCCAATTTTTGTATGGTACATAGAGagaactaataataataattcatttacaaaaatatataacaaaaatgttatggtggtaTAAACTAAAGTTCACACATTCAGCTACACATACTCGTAATGGCGTGCAAATTAGTCTTAAAAGGTAGAGTTTTACATAAacgttataattacattatgagTTATATCATCATATtcagtcaattcttatataaactaaaacatCGAATTTGAATACTAAACAACACAATTAGAGGTTACAGAGTAACGCTGATCCGAGACCATCTCAGTCACAAAATTGCACATTTTGaactatatatatcataatgaATGACTCTCAGTACTTTGATAGCTGCGAAATTTGGTCTGAAGTGAGGCCCTAAGAAAAAGTGTTTCTGTTTTGAAAACTACTTGGCGCTAAGGCTGAACAggcacaaatataatttaattcctGAAAATTAAAGTTTCGACAAGTAAATTTTTCAATGAGCTCCAATGCAAACAAATCATTTTGTACTGTTAAAAATTCACCGAAAATGGACCAGTCTTTGTCACTCATAAAGCTTATGCATTAAACctgccatatatttttttaaatcttatacGAGACATTAGTTTTTACAGTAAATGAACTTGGGTATATGTAATGCTTAATAATTATGACATTCACAGTATTTACCACAcgtatagaaaaaataatgttcattaattaaatggTATTAATGCTAAATTAATGATATGAAATACTGAAGACACTGCCTGCTGACTGGCAACACTCTCAGGTCGTTACTCCGATGATTTAGGTAATGGGCAGGCTTATAAAAACAAGAAGACAAATTGTATATTCGGttcatacattacatatacattgttaaactttatacaAGTTTAGATTTTGTGTGTATGCTGactagttttatttagtatgcTTAATGCATactaaatatctatataaatacgaATTTGGCTTATAATGAtcttaaaatgtatgaaagtTTAGTAAAGATATAAACTGtgggaaacataaataataagtaaagaaaaatactaaaaacgacaatttttaataaaaccttttcGTAACAGGAAAATATTGGATatcttttgaaaatataactaaTGGTTACTTGGTTGTCATAGCAACCATTCCAAGTAACCACCTTCagaaatttgtgtttcataGCTGTAGCATGAGGTACGGCAGTTTgttctattgaaatattttactaagtttgacacaaatatatgtagaTGATACGAGGTTCGCCATGTCATCTCGTAACGcattttttctattaacacatacaattatttaaatacaatgtatTCACGATCCACGTTTTACGAGGGCGTTTCTTTGAAGATTTGTTTGTCTAAAGAAATTGCTCTCAGTAAGTGACGAAATgttgcattttttatttgtgttgtgATGTAATTATTGAATGCGattgttaaaatgttattttatggcatttataattaattttaatttgggCACTGTATTTTTAAGTGAAGGCGAAATAGTcagtacatttataaatatacataagtaaaaatatacttttagcGAATGTAAACGGGAAtcagtttttaatgaaaattaagaAACTGTTTTAACCTGCAAAagtctatttttaatatgtgatgtgataaatacaatattaaatacatgaatatttttaaacttagttcttataagacaataaataataattgatttatttcgttttattatattttggtatTATTCGTGACAAAGAAAAATCAAACAGACATTTTgacataattaactaaaaatgattaattagtTACTTTCATTAGTAACTAGCGCCCgcgaatttatatatatacttttagttatattatagtttttataccAACATTTGGAATCTACCCCATAGAGATATTTCGCTTTTCTGGAATAAAATCTAAgtactaataaaaatcttatttttaagtttcttttcctccttCGTCAGAGTTAAAggaataaataacaaaaatgacTTCAAATGGGCAGCCGTCTTCTAAAtttgcgcttagcaacatatttatatagaaagaTTGAAAATGAACACCAAAAGTGATGAAGGCAAGATATTTTCTCAATCACCAATAAAGATAGATAGGATATTATTACTGGTTTGCCTGGGAtagccacgcttccgcttcctttgcgggttccaatcaagcgcctgcttgatTGAGCGTGATTCCTTTGGAGagtatggcctatccaattccatttgcgtcgcttgatctaATGGCTAATTCGGCAGTGCTACCAAAGTTGCTCGTTGGAAATCTTTTTGGCCAGCGAAGCCTGAAGacgaagacttggagtcgGTGCGAGATATCTTTGGTGACATACCACGTTTCACACCATATAAAgaactaaaatctaaatcgCGCCTACGGAAAATTATACGCAATATCTACTTCGTATATATACGTCGcagtaaagtaataaatcagACAGTTAATTGAATccctagacagttaattaaatgtcgatgttcaatcaagtcgctagcattttgatttaaataaagaatcgtcaaaaacgtttaactatctgtctgaccgagagccagcgtgttgattaataatgtaaacaagatggtaaaacaagactccgccatgattatttcatttcttaTTGATATTTCGttgtgatcgtgaagaactgagagcttggaaattccgtgttttgtttaaggttaggttagtcttgctTAGCAAAGTTTagtaaactcgttaaacgtttcgctcaaccacttgtctgacggaactttagcgaatttattgaatatcgatttttaatgaactgtctagagattcaactaactctctgatttaactactttactgcgagtTGCACCTTTTTATTCCGAAGGTGCTAGATTCGAACTCggatgtgcaccaatgtactttctatGTACTTATTTAACAGACGGTTCAGGAAACCGTCATGATTTAGGCGAAAAAAGTCTACGCCGTGTGTCAGTCtggttatattataaatgtccCCACCATAATTTAGCTCTGTTCTTCTTCTTCTGTTCTAAAAGAATCTCTTAGAAAAAACTGGACTTGGACTGTGGAAGTGGAATTTGATTCAAACCTTTTATGCTGGGAAGCTTTAGACGCTACACTCAAGTCATCTCCAGGTATGTCATACTGTTAGAACAGTACGACAGTTTTTACGCATTTTTTGTACGCATCGCTTCCTCAATTTTTACAGTGTAGTTATCTTCAACTACTTGATTTTTATCCTTCTGTTTCATGAATGGAAATTTACATAACTCGTTAATTGGCCCCTCGAAGCACACCCAAAGAGGGAAAGACAATAGGAATACAACGATTGCAACTCCAAATGCAACCAGGGCCTGAAAGACATATACTCAAACGTTAAAAGAAAGGATTCTCGAAAGGAGATTACATATATCAGATATTATGAACATAAATtaccatatttaataaagagtTGGTGTACAACATAGAGTTGTGTCCCAATATAAAACGAATTACGGTCAAGTGTATAAGATATGCCAAATATGTGAGTTTCCAAGGTACTTCCCACATATCCCATTCCAGTATTGGTCTCCAAGTATCTAAAAACATCGATGTATctataaaatcttaattttgtatgtacaaGTATTTTTTGATGTATAATtgatgaatttatttactgaATCATATAGTGATCATACATTGCagatgaaagaaaaaatattcgcttaaaatttaaaaaaaaaccttctcTTGTATACGAAGACAACTAAGGGCTATGTTACTAGCGACTGATTTTCCGTAGTTCCATATAATCAAGACATAATATAAAAGGGTGACTTAACCCTAGTAAAAAGGTAGCCCTTAGGGCTTTTAAcacctaatttttttatttattttgtaatcctACAACtgatataatttgtatgtaacaaaacaattaaccTAAAGATGGaattcataatatatacaaaaaccattaaacatttacaaaatgaaaaaatctataaaaaatattaaatacattgaatTAAGTAATAACTAATTCGTTTGAGAAAACTGGAAGCGTTTGAGAACTGGTTTTATCGACGTATGCTTAAAATATCAGATCGCATACAAAATACAACAGTGCTGGACAGAATGTAGAAAAACAAAGAAGTGCTTATGACGGTTACGAAAAGGAAACGTTACGGACACGTTTTACGTAACTTCAAAAAATACGAGCCCCTTCAACTAATAATACAAGGCAAAGTGGCAGGTAGAAGGAGACCTGGCCGCAGACCTGGTCCTGGTTAAAAAACTTGAGACAATGGTTTGGTCAAAGCACCAAGTCATTGTTTATAAGCGTGGCAtccataattaaaatagccATTATGATCGCCAAGGAGATGCCACTATAAGAAGAAGAATTCGGCAATGTTGTGTGATGGTTTGAAAGTCCTCACTCTCCGTACTTACGTAGTCATACCCTCGTATGTACGAGAGGCAgtgtatgtggggtgtgctcatgatgcaggtgatttagcgctatggatattcttcttaattctttttttaatattatggcaatagttttaactttatgccagaTTCAAGTAAAAATTCATACtccttttaagcatattctgCAATAGCTTAAGCAAGGCTTCAATAGTGGTCGTTGTAGGTTAAGCACGAACACCTATCACGTCTCAAAGTACGAATGTaatagaatacaaaaaaaaaatatactaagaataaattaagtaCTTACTTTCAAGTTTGAAGATTGATCCAAATATCATCATACATATGAAAACACCGTATATTGGTTTAATTAAGCCAGCATATAAAGCTCGAACGTACACGGATGCACCGTTTATAAAAGGAAATCCGATTAATAACAGCCCAATTATCATTGGTAGCGGTaatgtgaataaaaatttatatttctgaagaaaaaaaaacgcaaaaagtaaacaaaattataaatgcaaAGTGATTTTCATCAACCTTGATATGGTTAGGTTACACAAGCATTGTGTCtcttaagtttatatttcaaggCACAAAGTGGTTatgcaaatattttcaagattGTATCTATACTATTTTTCCAGCTGCTATGAAAGAAAGCTGGAATGACCTGGAGTGTCAAAGTAGCCAGGACCGATGAGGCTGTTCGGCCTGGATGGCCCCACCCCACAATGGACTTTAaagacatattttaataaatgattaaataattttaagatcaaccaattaatatatactaatattatgaaatttgattaaattaactCTTTCCTTTTGCACATAGTGCGTATAGTATCCCAATGCAATACCCATCATAAAATctggtaaattattgtgagCTCGTgcataaacattaatataggTCGGATTCACAAAATATGTTAAAGCCAGCCTGTAATAGGAATGAGATATTTTAATGTGTGCCTACCTATATCAGTAATAGGGGAAGACAAAAGGAGATTTTCTAATTATGAAACTGAATTAATATACGGCTGTACCAAAAAccttccttcaagaaaagagcgtaccaattattagCTACCGTAATAGGCCGTCAACGCACTTGCCTCATCGCAATGTTAGTGGCCATGTTTTTTAGTGTCCACGATGTTTTACAGATACCCAGAAATATGTAGAAGCCCTCGTATCTTGATTTTGAAGAAACTTAGAATTtctaatttgatttaaaaggGATTATCTCGATAAGACTTTTGATTTCGATTGAgcacacataaaaaaacatcatactgaaaagttatataat containing:
- the LOC123711917 gene encoding elongation of very long chain fatty acids protein AAEL008004-like, whose translation is MNGANLGYNMSIVDSYNRFMERNSDPRTENWWMMSGPGPLITLLASYLYFCTSMGPRYMRDRKPYSLKNTIVLYNVSQILMSIYLVYEGLVAGWWNDYNFSCQPVDYSDNPKANRMAAAVWWYFFAKVVELLDTVFFVLRKKNRQISFLHLYHHTMMPICAWIGVKFLPGGHGTLLGVINSFIHVIMYTYYLISGLGPQYQKLLWWKSHVTTLQLIQFCIIFYHNFTVMFCDCNYPKFINFLLSLNSGAFLYMFGNFYYKNYIVDKRQPAVSSSTVYKEGKEC